In Paenibacillus sonchi, a single genomic region encodes these proteins:
- a CDS encoding permease prefix domain 1-containing protein, whose translation MTDYKLNGKSAGRIAAYVENLCRHMKEPSEQVNDFREEMTANLTSSVLEQMDQGLPEEEAVTEALARFGELGEVKKELVRIYNIKRTFAGIVLKGALSLLLLSAVVLGLIIGVWNERAVSKYPKEAYAMVREEANVRGTASLSEPLQQKLQNWVDRTWGVKGVSVEPTYGSVDFRGVDHRVNLFMYAGNPLAEGMLRFVNDSEDAPAPKQDGFLVKTNAFSEVGYNAADFDLDLTQYRFVVHVAMTYFNYTFFYSLGLFLLGGYVLLFAVWASMNAYYERRGNVAWVLLFLLTNVLGYGLYVVSRRWDHPGLQVN comes from the coding sequence ATGACTGATTATAAGCTGAACGGTAAATCTGCCGGGCGCATTGCAGCATATGTAGAGAATCTGTGCCGGCATATGAAGGAGCCAAGCGAACAGGTGAATGATTTCCGCGAGGAAATGACTGCCAATCTTACCTCATCTGTACTTGAACAGATGGATCAGGGCTTGCCGGAGGAGGAGGCCGTAACCGAAGCGCTTGCGCGGTTTGGAGAACTGGGTGAAGTGAAGAAAGAACTGGTGCGCATCTACAACATTAAAAGAACTTTTGCAGGCATTGTCCTTAAAGGCGCCTTATCCCTGCTTTTACTAAGTGCCGTTGTACTCGGGCTGATCATCGGAGTGTGGAATGAACGGGCTGTGTCCAAGTATCCTAAGGAGGCCTATGCTATGGTGCGGGAGGAAGCCAATGTCCGTGGAACTGCGTCATTGTCTGAGCCTCTGCAGCAGAAATTGCAGAACTGGGTGGACCGTACCTGGGGCGTCAAAGGGGTGAGCGTTGAGCCGACTTACGGGAGCGTGGATTTTAGAGGCGTGGATCATAGAGTGAACCTGTTCATGTATGCCGGGAACCCGCTTGCCGAAGGAATGCTAAGATTTGTGAATGACTCTGAGGATGCTCCCGCACCTAAGCAAGACGGATTTTTGGTCAAAACCAATGCGTTCAGCGAAGTAGGATATAACGCTGCAGATTTTGATCTTGATCTTACACAGTATCGTTTTGTCGTTCATGTGGCAATGACTTATTTTAACTACACATTCTTTTACAGCCTGGGTTTGTTCCTGCTTGGGGGATATGTTCTGCTCTTTGCTGTATGGGCAAGTATGAACGCCTATTATGAGCGCCGCGGCAATGTGGCTTGGGTGCTGCTTTTCCTGTTAACAAATGTGCTTGGCTACGGGCTGTATGTGGTCTCGCGAAGATGGGATCATCCGGGGCTTCAGGTGAATTAA
- a CDS encoding helix-turn-helix domain-containing protein, which produces MELLNHIYWRQKRAFDLAEDLYDTWVAFAVEEGIFRYEIGADSGEAGFADVVLCPPGVPFRRAAITPLTFHYLQFSASREEAAELLPPAGRSFINDTKRLTSTYACLRQAGEENDLPSGHWKNHLLLDLWQLFQWERRQSRLKERTFTEDALMAEAAGLLEEQAGEAVSLQELARRLALSPVQLTRRFREAFQVTPSDYLRAVRLKKARSLLAESTLTLAQIAERCGYENGFYLSRVFSKAMGVSPSEYRRRSRV; this is translated from the coding sequence ATGGAGCTTTTGAACCATATTTACTGGCGGCAGAAAAGAGCTTTCGACCTGGCAGAAGATCTCTACGATACTTGGGTGGCTTTTGCCGTGGAAGAAGGCATATTCCGTTATGAAATTGGAGCCGATTCGGGAGAAGCGGGCTTTGCCGATGTGGTGCTGTGTCCGCCGGGGGTTCCCTTCCGCCGGGCGGCCATCACTCCGCTGACCTTTCACTATTTGCAGTTCAGCGCCAGCAGAGAAGAGGCGGCAGAGCTTCTTCCGCCTGCCGGCAGATCGTTCATCAACGATACCAAGCGGCTCACTTCGACCTATGCTTGTTTGCGTCAGGCGGGCGAGGAGAATGACTTGCCTTCCGGGCACTGGAAGAATCATCTTCTTCTGGATCTTTGGCAGCTGTTTCAATGGGAGCGCAGACAGAGCCGGCTGAAGGAGCGGACATTCACTGAGGATGCTTTAATGGCGGAAGCAGCAGGTCTGCTGGAAGAACAGGCCGGGGAGGCGGTCAGCCTTCAGGAGCTGGCCCGCCGGCTGGCATTAAGTCCGGTGCAGCTTACCAGAAGGTTCCGCGAGGCTTTTCAGGTGACGCCTTCCGATTATCTGAGAGCAGTCCGGCTCAAAAAAGCGCGCAGCCTGCTGGCCGAAAGCACGCTCACCCTCGCACAGATTGCCGAGCGCTGCGGCTATGAGAACGGTTTTTACCTGAGCCGAGTCTTCTCCAAAGCCATGGGCGTCAGCCCCTCAGAATACCGCAGACGGAGCCGGGTGTAA
- a CDS encoding PadR family transcriptional regulator, whose product MEFEKELLKGYIDIILISIVKEKPMYGYEIAKKVRDISGGAFDLKEATLYMALKRLEKQGVVEAFWGGEHEASGGGRRKYYRLLAAGEERLRGSRQGWTIFRNFMDSLMGRE is encoded by the coding sequence TTGGAATTTGAAAAAGAGCTGCTCAAGGGCTACATCGATATTATTTTGATCAGCATTGTAAAAGAGAAGCCGATGTACGGTTATGAGATTGCCAAAAAAGTCCGCGACATCAGCGGCGGAGCTTTTGACCTCAAAGAGGCTACCTTGTATATGGCGCTGAAGCGGCTGGAGAAGCAGGGAGTAGTGGAAGCTTTTTGGGGCGGGGAACACGAAGCGAGCGGCGGCGGCAGAAGAAAATATTATCGTCTGCTTGCTGCGGGTGAAGAACGGCTGCGCGGAAGCAGGCAAGGCTGGACGATCTTCCGGAATTTTATGGATTCATTAATGGGGAGGGAATAG
- a CDS encoding CynX/NimT family MFS transporter, protein MKSKQQTAATLELDKTRQDTGANRFLLVVGIIFVAAALRAPFTSVGPLLGMIRDDLGLSNTLAGAITTLPLLAFALLSPFAPQLARRFGTANVLMLALLALSMGILIRSGSGTVMLFAGTAMIGLSIAVCNVLLPGLIKGKFPERIGLMTGVYTVSMNICAAAASGISVPLAQHAGFGWRGTLALWFAVASLATIFWIPQMRNMTKGSTADHKQSSIRIWRSPLAWQVTLFMGLQSLLYYVLIAWFSVILSERGMSSSHAGWILSLMQLAQLPFTFFVPLWAGRMKNQRSLVVITFILFMIGILGVWLGSTAWMAVWAIGIGIAGGFAFGLAMMFFNLRTRSTQEASELSGMAQSVGYLLAAMGPALFGLLHDVNHSWNVPLALLAVASVLLLVAGLGAGSSRFVGDPK, encoded by the coding sequence ATGAAATCCAAACAACAAACCGCTGCTACGCTAGAATTGGACAAGACCCGGCAGGACACCGGAGCAAACCGCTTCCTGCTGGTGGTGGGCATTATTTTTGTTGCAGCAGCTCTCCGTGCCCCCTTTACATCCGTTGGGCCTTTGCTGGGCATGATCCGCGATGATTTGGGGTTGTCCAACACGCTGGCGGGAGCGATTACGACATTGCCGCTGCTGGCATTTGCTCTGTTGTCGCCTTTTGCGCCGCAGCTTGCCCGCCGGTTTGGCACCGCCAATGTTCTGATGCTGGCTCTGCTGGCCTTGTCCATGGGCATTCTGATCCGTTCGGGTTCGGGTACGGTTATGCTGTTCGCAGGCACCGCGATGATCGGGTTGTCCATCGCGGTGTGCAATGTGCTGCTGCCGGGATTGATCAAGGGGAAGTTTCCGGAGCGTATCGGACTGATGACCGGTGTGTATACCGTTTCCATGAATATCTGTGCAGCTGCCGCCTCAGGCATCAGCGTTCCACTGGCGCAGCATGCCGGATTCGGCTGGCGGGGTACATTGGCGCTGTGGTTTGCCGTAGCCTCGTTAGCAACAATATTCTGGATTCCGCAGATGCGGAATATGACTAAGGGAAGTACTGCAGATCACAAACAATCCTCCATCCGGATCTGGCGATCCCCGCTCGCGTGGCAGGTTACCCTGTTCATGGGTCTGCAATCGCTGCTGTATTACGTGCTGATCGCCTGGTTTTCCGTGATTTTGAGTGAGCGGGGGATGTCCTCCAGCCATGCAGGCTGGATTCTGTCCCTCATGCAGCTGGCCCAGCTGCCGTTTACCTTTTTTGTGCCGCTCTGGGCGGGCCGGATGAAAAACCAGCGCAGTCTGGTGGTCATAACATTCATTCTTTTTATGATTGGTATTCTCGGTGTCTGGCTGGGCAGCACTGCCTGGATGGCTGTTTGGGCTATTGGGATCGGAATCGCCGGGGGGTTTGCCTTCGGACTTGCGATGATGTTTTTCAACCTGAGGACCCGCAGCACACAGGAGGCCAGCGAGCTGTCGGGCATGGCCCAATCTGTCGGGTATCTGCTGGCGGCAATGGGGCCGGCACTGTTTGGGCTGCTGCATGACGTGAATCATAGCTGGAACGTGCCGCTGGCCTTACTGGCTGTGGCGAGCGTCTTGCTGCTCGTGGCAGGGCTTGGCGCGGGCAGCAGCCGGTTTGTAGGCGACCCCAAATAA
- a CDS encoding class I SAM-dependent methyltransferase codes for MNQQWNTGTYDKDMAFVSRFGEPLIELLQPQPGERVIDWGCGTGDLAAAIAGYGASVTGIDASPEMIATARSKYPQLEFVLADGQAYRSEPAADAIFSNAALHWLLDAEGAVSSMAASLRPGGRLIAEFGGQGNIASVAAGLPRAFEAIGCSGRLELPWYFPSIGEYAALLEQNGFTVGLALCFDRPTPLQGGAQGLVRWLNTFADGILSVLSPDQRTEVLTDLEQELKPQLFQGDQWVMDYRRIRVAARKNF; via the coding sequence ATGAACCAGCAGTGGAATACCGGGACCTATGATAAGGATATGGCTTTTGTTTCCCGTTTTGGAGAGCCGCTGATTGAACTGCTTCAGCCTCAGCCCGGTGAAAGGGTTATCGATTGGGGCTGCGGCACCGGAGATTTGGCTGCGGCAATTGCCGGGTATGGTGCCTCTGTCACCGGAATCGATGCATCGCCGGAGATGATCGCAACCGCCCGCAGCAAATATCCGCAGCTGGAATTCGTCCTCGCCGATGGCCAGGCCTACCGCTCGGAGCCTGCTGCGGACGCCATATTCAGCAATGCCGCACTCCATTGGCTGCTGGATGCAGAGGGAGCAGTATCCAGCATGGCCGCCAGCCTGCGTCCCGGAGGCCGCCTCATCGCCGAATTCGGCGGGCAGGGCAACATCGCCTCTGTTGCAGCCGGGCTGCCGCGGGCCTTCGAGGCTATCGGGTGCAGCGGCAGGCTGGAGCTGCCCTGGTATTTCCCCAGCATCGGAGAATACGCTGCCTTGCTGGAGCAGAACGGCTTCACCGTCGGGCTGGCCCTGTGCTTCGACCGCCCTACTCCGCTTCAAGGCGGAGCGCAAGGTTTGGTGCGCTGGCTGAATACCTTCGCAGATGGAATTCTGAGCGTATTGTCCCCTGATCAGCGTACTGAAGTTCTCACTGATCTCGAACAGGAGCTGAAGCCGCAATTATTTCAGGGTGATCAATGGGTCATGGACTACAGGCGAATCCGTGTGGCCGCCAGGAAAAATTTCTGA
- a CDS encoding sporulation protein YjcZ, protein MGENVGGYGAFTSTGAILVLFILLVIITKSLWV, encoded by the coding sequence ATGGGCGAAAATGTTGGAGGGTACGGCGCTTTTACGTCTACAGGTGCCATTCTGGTTCTGTTCATCCTGCTCGTAATCATTACTAAATCTCTCTGGGTATAA
- a CDS encoding LysE family translocator, protein MIFWAPLLSGIGFGFVVAAPVGPMSLLCMNRTLQQGFRAGLATGFGIALADAVYALVTVSAFKAVNDFTSAYALPLRLSGSLLLGLLGAKSLLRGESTPKPDSPAAAAPPTVCCHLFC, encoded by the coding sequence ATGATCTTCTGGGCTCCCCTTCTCAGCGGCATCGGCTTTGGCTTCGTCGTAGCCGCTCCTGTTGGTCCCATGTCTCTGCTCTGCATGAACCGGACCCTGCAGCAGGGTTTCCGTGCAGGCTTAGCCACCGGCTTCGGCATTGCTCTGGCCGATGCCGTATATGCTCTCGTTACCGTTTCTGCCTTCAAAGCTGTGAATGATTTCACTTCCGCCTATGCCCTGCCGCTCCGGCTGTCCGGCAGCCTGCTGCTTGGGCTTTTGGGTGCAAAAAGCCTGCTGCGGGGCGAGTCCACTCCCAAGCCCGACTCCCCCGCAGCAGCGGCACCCCCTACTGTTTGTTGTCATCTTTTCTGCTGA
- a CDS encoding FAD-dependent oxidoreductase, with translation MKQELVDNDITVIGGGLAGVCATIAAARLGQKVALVQNRPVLGGNSSSEVRVWVCGATAHGTNRYARETGIMGELFLENQYRNPEGNPYLWDLVVLEAVKAEANITLYLNTDVHEVQAEGPEDDRTITAVVGWMMGSERRITFKSSVYLDCTGDGLIGFLAGAKFSLGREARSEYNEEWAPEAADGITLGSTILFYTKDAGVPVNFVPPSFAKDISETTIPLRRVIRSGDSGCHYWWIEWGGEHDTVHDNEMIRDELWSVIYGIWDYIKNSGKFSAGNMTLEWVGSLPGKREYRRFIGDYVLNQNDIIAQREFADAVAFGGWSIDLHPPQGMYAEASGSKHMHADGVYHIPFRSLYSANVRNMLMAGRDISASHVAFGTTRVMATCAVIGEAAGTGAALSRRLGAAPRELHARHLAELRQTLLRQDASVIGLRSTDEADLARRARVSASSVQSALELAQPGEAYRLRQDVAVLFPADPGISGFELLLDAEQAAEVTAELWDTGRGENYVPHTLQARATAHAEAGERQWVAFNLQWQPEQPQNAFVIIKANPAVSLHHSLEPHSGVLVFFKDEQPQVSKDLEDHSTDQLVVLWKMNGQARRPFCFRLGSPTAAFAADKAVNGYHRPYGGPQQWMSEPMKDGKPEWLQLDWDSEQTFGEIHLTFNDDVNEDLVNLHHHRTSFAIIPELVRDYRVEALGAGGVWTEIAAGAGNRKRKAVHQLPEPVQARSLRVIIESTNGSRHAELIEIRAYGDAHQ, from the coding sequence ATGAAGCAGGAGCTAGTGGACAATGACATTACGGTAATCGGCGGCGGACTGGCCGGGGTGTGTGCAACCATTGCTGCAGCCAGACTGGGACAAAAGGTGGCGCTGGTGCAGAACCGCCCCGTCCTCGGGGGCAACTCCAGCAGCGAGGTGCGCGTCTGGGTCTGCGGGGCAACCGCGCATGGAACGAACCGTTATGCCCGGGAAACAGGCATTATGGGCGAGCTGTTCCTGGAGAACCAGTACCGCAACCCGGAGGGCAATCCTTATCTTTGGGATCTGGTGGTTCTGGAGGCTGTAAAAGCCGAGGCGAATATTACCCTGTATTTGAATACAGATGTCCATGAGGTGCAGGCCGAAGGCCCGGAGGATGACCGGACAATCACCGCCGTAGTCGGCTGGATGATGGGCTCGGAGCGGCGGATCACGTTCAAAAGCAGTGTATATCTGGACTGTACAGGCGATGGACTGATCGGTTTCCTGGCCGGAGCCAAATTCTCTCTGGGGCGGGAAGCCCGCAGTGAATACAACGAAGAGTGGGCTCCGGAGGCGGCTGACGGCATCACACTAGGCAGCACCATTCTGTTTTATACCAAAGATGCGGGGGTACCGGTGAACTTTGTCCCGCCTTCTTTTGCCAAGGATATTTCGGAAACGACGATTCCGCTCCGCCGGGTGATCCGAAGCGGCGACTCCGGCTGCCACTACTGGTGGATTGAATGGGGCGGCGAGCATGACACGGTGCATGACAACGAGATGATCCGCGACGAGCTGTGGTCGGTCATTTACGGCATTTGGGACTATATCAAAAACTCCGGCAAATTCAGCGCCGGGAACATGACGCTGGAATGGGTCGGCTCGCTGCCCGGCAAACGCGAATACCGGCGGTTCATCGGCGACTACGTGCTGAACCAGAATGACATCATCGCCCAGCGCGAGTTCGCGGACGCGGTGGCTTTTGGCGGCTGGTCGATCGATCTCCATCCCCCGCAGGGGATGTACGCCGAAGCCAGCGGCTCGAAGCATATGCATGCAGACGGGGTGTATCACATCCCCTTCCGCTCCCTGTATTCCGCCAATGTGCGGAATATGCTGATGGCCGGGCGCGATATCAGCGCCTCCCATGTCGCCTTCGGCACGACGCGGGTGATGGCGACCTGCGCCGTCATCGGCGAAGCCGCCGGCACCGGGGCGGCGCTGAGCCGCCGCCTGGGCGCCGCGCCGCGCGAGCTGCACGCGCGGCACCTTGCGGAGCTGCGGCAGACGCTGCTGCGGCAGGACGCTTCAGTCATCGGCCTGCGCAGCACCGATGAAGCGGATCTTGCACGCCGGGCGCGGGTCAGCGCCTCCAGCGTGCAGTCCGCACTTGAACTGGCGCAGCCGGGCGAAGCCTACCGGCTGCGGCAGGATGTGGCCGTGCTGTTCCCGGCGGACCCGGGAATCAGCGGCTTTGAGCTGCTGCTGGACGCGGAGCAGGCAGCGGAAGTGACGGCCGAGCTGTGGGACACCGGCCGCGGGGAGAACTACGTGCCGCATACTTTGCAGGCACGGGCAACCGCACATGCCGAAGCCGGGGAGCGGCAGTGGGTGGCCTTTAATCTGCAGTGGCAGCCGGAGCAGCCGCAGAACGCCTTTGTAATCATCAAGGCGAACCCTGCGGTCAGCCTTCATCATTCGCTGGAGCCGCACAGCGGGGTGCTGGTCTTCTTCAAGGATGAACAGCCGCAGGTTTCCAAAGATCTGGAGGACCACTCCACGGATCAGCTTGTCGTCCTCTGGAAGATGAACGGCCAGGCGCGCCGGCCCTTCTGCTTCCGGCTGGGTTCGCCAACCGCGGCGTTCGCGGCGGACAAAGCAGTGAACGGCTACCACCGCCCGTACGGCGGACCGCAGCAGTGGATGTCGGAGCCGATGAAGGACGGCAAACCGGAGTGGCTGCAGCTGGATTGGGATTCTGAGCAGACGTTTGGCGAGATTCATCTAACCTTCAACGATGATGTCAATGAGGACCTGGTGAATCTGCATCATCACCGCACATCTTTTGCCATCATCCCGGAACTGGTCCGCGATTACCGGGTGGAAGCCCTCGGCGCAGGCGGAGTCTGGACGGAAATTGCTGCCGGAGCCGGCAACCGCAAGCGCAAGGCCGTTCACCAGCTGCCGGAGCCTGTGCAGGCGCGGAGCCTCCGGGTTATCATTGAATCCACGAACGGAAGCCGCCATGCGGAGCTGATCGAGATTAGGGCCTATGGGGACGCTCATCAGTAA
- a CDS encoding Lrp/AsnC family transcriptional regulator, translating to MDAIDYKILRAVMDNGRITWAELAGLLGLSSPAAADRVRKLEEQGMIKGYTALIDAESAGYGLGALIAVSLERPAHRQAFLELVQKLPEIQECHHTAGDDDYVLKVRCRGTRDLDRIISGELKSLPGIVRTRTTIILGTVKETPNVPLPPSEHAP from the coding sequence ATGGATGCCATTGATTACAAAATCCTCAGGGCAGTAATGGACAATGGAAGGATCACCTGGGCTGAGCTGGCCGGACTGCTCGGCCTCTCCTCACCGGCGGCGGCGGACAGGGTGCGGAAGCTGGAGGAACAAGGAATGATTAAAGGATACACTGCGCTGATCGATGCCGAATCCGCCGGATACGGGCTGGGAGCACTGATTGCGGTCTCGCTGGAGCGTCCGGCGCACCGGCAGGCTTTTTTGGAGCTGGTGCAGAAGCTGCCGGAGATTCAGGAATGCCATCATACAGCCGGGGATGACGATTATGTGCTGAAGGTGCGCTGCCGGGGGACCCGTGATCTCGACCGGATCATCAGCGGGGAGCTGAAAAGCCTGCCCGGCATTGTCCGCACCCGTACTACCATTATCTTAGGAACGGTCAAAGAAACTCCGAATGTCCCGCTGCCCCCTTCGGAACATGCTCCATGA
- a CDS encoding ABC transporter ATP-binding protein: MLRRFFSYYRPYKKLFVLDFTCAVGAGLLELAFPVAVNKFIDDLLPGQNWPLILIACIALMAIYALNTAMQYIVTYWGHMLGINIETDMRKKMFDHIQKLSFRFFDNNKTGHLIGRITNDLNDIGEVAHHGPEDVFIAVMTLVGAFVLMADINLKLAVITFIVVPLMAWIIIHFGRNMTSTYHQLFGNVGSFNARIEDNVGGIRVVQSFANEEHEKRLFAADNQMFRSTKLMAYKLMAKSSSVSYMMTRLITIVVMICGAWFFIQGELEIGEFVAFILLSNIFFRPIDKINAVIESYPKGIAGFKRYLEVIDTEPDIADKPGAVDAGPLRGDIVFDQVSFGYDPGRPVLDGISLRVSAGETIAFVGPSGAGKTTICSLLPRFYEVTGGSISIDGTDIRDMKLNALRKQIGIVQQDVFLFSGTIRENIAYGKLDAGLPEIWEAARRAHLEELINGLPAGMDTVIGERGVKLSGGQKQRLAIARMFLKNPPILILDEATSALDTETEAAIQQSLADLSVGRTTLVIAHRLTTIKNADRIIVVNEDGISEEGRHEELVNAGGTYSRLYQAQYHA; this comes from the coding sequence ATGCTGCGTCGTTTTTTTTCCTATTACCGTCCGTACAAAAAATTGTTTGTTCTCGACTTCACCTGTGCGGTGGGAGCCGGCCTGCTGGAACTGGCCTTTCCGGTGGCCGTTAATAAATTCATTGATGACCTGCTGCCGGGGCAGAACTGGCCGCTGATTCTGATCGCCTGCATAGCGCTGATGGCCATTTACGCCTTGAATACCGCGATGCAATATATCGTCACCTACTGGGGCCATATGCTGGGGATCAACATCGAAACAGATATGCGCAAAAAGATGTTCGATCACATCCAGAAGTTATCCTTCCGTTTTTTTGACAACAACAAAACCGGGCATCTGATCGGCCGGATCACAAATGACCTGAACGATATCGGCGAGGTGGCGCATCATGGGCCGGAGGATGTGTTCATCGCTGTAATGACACTTGTAGGCGCATTTGTCCTGATGGCTGATATAAATCTCAAACTGGCGGTTATCACCTTTATTGTAGTTCCGCTCATGGCCTGGATCATCATCCATTTCGGCCGCAACATGACCAGCACCTATCATCAGCTCTTCGGCAACGTGGGCAGCTTCAATGCCCGGATCGAGGATAATGTCGGAGGCATCCGTGTGGTTCAGTCTTTTGCCAATGAAGAACATGAGAAGCGGCTTTTTGCCGCCGACAACCAGATGTTCCGCTCAACCAAGCTGATGGCATACAAGCTGATGGCCAAAAGCTCGTCGGTCAGCTATATGATGACCCGTCTGATTACGATCGTTGTGATGATCTGCGGTGCCTGGTTCTTCATTCAGGGAGAGCTGGAGATCGGTGAATTCGTGGCTTTTATTCTGCTGTCCAATATCTTTTTCCGCCCGATTGACAAAATCAACGCCGTGATCGAGAGCTATCCGAAGGGCATTGCCGGGTTCAAACGCTACCTTGAGGTCATCGATACAGAGCCTGACATCGCTGACAAGCCCGGCGCTGTGGATGCCGGTCCGCTGCGCGGGGATATCGTTTTTGACCAGGTCAGCTTTGGTTATGATCCGGGCCGGCCGGTGCTGGATGGCATCAGCCTGAGGGTGAGCGCCGGGGAGACCATTGCTTTTGTAGGTCCTTCAGGGGCCGGAAAAACGACCATTTGCAGCCTGCTGCCCCGCTTCTATGAGGTCACCGGCGGCTCTATCTCCATTGATGGAACCGACATCCGCGACATGAAGCTGAACGCGCTGCGGAAGCAAATCGGGATTGTGCAGCAGGATGTCTTCCTCTTCTCCGGCACCATCCGCGAGAACATTGCCTACGGCAAGCTGGATGCCGGACTGCCGGAAATCTGGGAGGCGGCCAGACGCGCCCATCTGGAGGAGCTGATTAACGGCCTCCCGGCCGGAATGGATACCGTGATCGGGGAACGCGGCGTGAAGCTCTCCGGCGGGCAAAAGCAGCGGCTGGCCATCGCCCGGATGTTCCTGAAGAATCCGCCGATTCTGATTCTGGATGAAGCGACCTCGGCACTGGACACCGAGACCGAAGCGGCAATCCAGCAATCGCTGGCGGATCTGTCGGTAGGACGGACGACACTTGTTATCGCCCACCGTCTCACCACGATCAAAAATGCCGACCGGATCATCGTCGTCAATGAAGACGGCATCTCCGAGGAGGGCCGTCACGAGGAGCTGGTCAACGCCGGAGGTACTTACAGCCGCCTGTATCAGGCGCAGTATCATGCGTAA